The sequence TGCATTAGGAGTAACGCTAATTACAGTACTCAGAAATAAGCTCGACCTGGATAGCTTCTTATTCGGAGATATTCTGGGAGTCACGATGAATGACATTTATCGAACGCTGATTATTGCTGCTGTCATTCTATTGGCAGTCAAGCTTTTTTATAAAGAACTGCTATTTTACACATTTGATAAAACTGGTGCTAGAGCGATCGGCTTACCGATTCACAGCATTCATTTTGGCTTTATGGCAGCAGTGACATTAACCATTATTGCTAGTATGCAGGCAGTAGGAGTAATTTTGGTAATTGCACTACTAGTAGGGCCTGCCCTTACATCCTATCTCTTGGTCAAGGAATTACATCACATGATGGGATTGGGAGCAATCATTGGAGTGGTTGCAAGTATCACTGGCATATACATTAGTTACTATCGTAATATTCCATCGGGGCCTGCAATTGTGCTGGTTTCATCCGTACTATTTTTATTAGTGCTGCTTTTTAGTCCCTCTGGTGGCATTTTAACCCGACCTGAATTGGTAAATCATTCAGTTAGGTTATTATCCAAATTCAAACGGGGGAAGTAGAAGATAGAAGGCAGGAGGCAGACGGCAGTAGACACGCAGCGGCTTCCGTAGGTAGGCAGAAGGAAAAATTTTCCCCTACACCCTTTTGCAAGGCAGTCCCTATGAACTTCGTACACCACCAAGTATGAAAGAGGATTCTTTCCCCTACACCCCTAAACCCTTATACCCCTACACCCTTTTGCAAGGCAGGAGGCAGACGGCAGAAGGAAAAATTTTCCCCCACACCCTTTTTCAAGAACGGCGTCCAAATCCTTGACCTCGTGATCCTTTTGACCAAATTAGTAGTTCACCACTCTGCCCGCCAGCAGCTAGTTGATGTCCTTGGGGATGCCACGATAGGCAAGAGAATCCCTCCACGGCACCATTGAGAACTTGGGCAAGTTTTTTAGCACGTTGCCACAGACAAAGCCACCCATCTTCTCCAGCAGAGGCTAGTAAGAGACTGTGAGGTTGAAATTGCAGAGATTGCACAACACTTTCATGTTTTGGCAACACTCGCCCTTCCCATCCAATCAATTCATCCTCATGCTTTTCCCAGACTACAACACCTTCCATACTGGCAGCAGCTAACACAGGAGTGTTGACCTTACTTGGTACTTCTGACCATACCAATTTACGAATTTTTCCAGGAAAGCCACGCATTACCCAAGGTTCTGGATTGTCCCACTCTAGAACGGTGATTGTCCTATCTATATTACCGGAGGCAATATATTTACCATCACCTGACCAGGCGATCGCCACACTTGCGGAACCAATCATAAGTAGATAAGGGTCATCGTTCCAGTCTTGACTATTCCAAATT is a genomic window of Chlorogloeopsis sp. ULAP01 containing:
- a CDS encoding metal ABC transporter permease, translated to MLDLLLQPLSYEFMRNAIAIGILIGILCPVVGSYLIVQRMALLGDVIAHCVLPGLSISFFLGIDILIGAFCSGILGSFLIAWIRSQSHIKADAAMALTFSSFFALGVTLITVLRNKLDLDSFLFGDILGVTMNDIYRTLIIAAVILLAVKLFYKELLFYTFDKTGARAIGLPIHSIHFGFMAAVTLTIIASMQAVGVILVIALLVGPALTSYLLVKELHHMMGLGAIIGVVASITGIYISYYRNIPSGPAIVLVSSVLFLLVLLFSPSGGILTRPELVNHSVRLLSKFKRGK